The genomic window TTGCCTTCGAGCCGCTCGCGGATCATGAGGTTGCCGGTGCGGTAGTGGCAGTCCCCGATGGCGCAGCCGCACACGAAGGTGGCGTCGGCGCCGTTGGCCAGGGCGGCCTCCATGAGCGTGGGCTTGACCATGCCCGAGCAGGGCACGATGACGAACTTGGTCTCCGGGTCGTCCAGCAGGGCCTTGTTCGCGTCCAGCATGCGCTCCACGGGGAGGCTGCGCTCGCACACGAAACCGATGATGGTGCGCTTGGTTTCTGACATTCAGGCTCCCTTCTTCACGAGGGCCAGGAGATCGGCCTCCAGGGTCTTGGAGTGCAGCTCGGGCAG from Geothrix sp. 21YS21S-2 includes these protein-coding regions:
- a CDS encoding hydrogenase iron-sulfur subunit, whose amino-acid sequence is MSETKRTIIGFVCERSLPVERMLDANKALLDDPETKFVIVPCSGMVKPTLMEAALANGADATFVCGCAIGDCHYRTGNLMIRERLEGKRNPKLRKTTDRRKVGMFFVTMKDRVAFLEALAAFKAGLDVKPVLED